One region of Rhodophyticola sp. CCM32 genomic DNA includes:
- a CDS encoding ABC transporter permease, which produces MGSILNIILKRLLTGLLTLWIVTVVIFAAIELLPGDVATETLGQAATEESLAAFRERYDLNRPVHERYFSWLFNAATGDFGISLTNQRPISELIGQRVANTFFLAGFAAAIAVPIAVVSGMLAALYNGSVFDRVLSSSTLAAISFPEFFIAYILILVFSVWLGWFPSLANVDADTALGERLYKTFLPAMTLTLIVLAYMMRMTRAAILNLLALPYIEMAHLKGIKRWRVIAVHALPNALAPIINVIALNLAYLIVGVVLVETVFVYPGLGQILVDSVSSRDVTVVQAACLIFAATYILLNLTADILSIIANPRLLHPR; this is translated from the coding sequence ATGGGTTCGATTCTGAATATCATTCTGAAACGACTTTTGACTGGCCTGCTGACGTTATGGATCGTCACGGTTGTCATTTTTGCCGCTATCGAATTATTGCCGGGCGACGTCGCGACAGAAACGTTGGGTCAGGCCGCGACCGAAGAAAGCCTTGCAGCGTTCCGCGAAAGATACGACCTGAACCGGCCCGTTCATGAACGATACTTCTCGTGGCTGTTCAACGCGGCCACAGGCGACTTCGGCATCTCTCTCACAAACCAGCGCCCGATCTCGGAACTGATCGGGCAGCGTGTTGCAAACACCTTTTTTCTAGCCGGGTTCGCAGCCGCCATTGCCGTCCCGATCGCAGTTGTGTCAGGTATGCTGGCCGCGCTTTACAACGGTTCCGTCTTTGACCGCGTGTTATCAAGCTCAACACTCGCTGCGATTTCTTTCCCGGAATTTTTCATCGCCTATATCCTGATCCTGGTGTTTTCGGTCTGGCTGGGGTGGTTTCCAAGTCTTGCAAATGTCGATGCCGACACAGCGTTGGGTGAACGATTATACAAAACGTTTCTACCCGCAATGACGCTGACATTGATCGTGCTGGCCTACATGATGCGGATGACCCGGGCTGCGATTTTGAATCTTTTGGCGCTGCCATATATCGAGATGGCCCACCTGAAGGGGATCAAGCGGTGGCGTGTCATCGCCGTGCACGCGCTTCCGAACGCGCTTGCCCCGATCATCAACGTCATTGCCCTGAATCTGGCTTATCTCATTGTCGGCGTTGTGCTGGTTGAGACTGTGTTTGTGTATCCGGGTCTTGGCCAAATTCTTGTGGATTCTGTTTCCAGCAGGGACGTCACCGTTGTTCAGGCGGCCTGTCTCATTTTTGCTGCGACCTACATTCTGCTCAATTTGACAGCGGATATTCTGTCGATCATCGCCAATCCCCGCTTGTTACATCCGAGATAG
- a CDS encoding helix-turn-helix domain-containing protein, whose product MDLEQKVGDAVRLLRTSQTLTLAEFSKKSGVSTAMISKIERGQVSASLSTLEALAASLGVPIANLFATTVERKEVSYVKANHGIEMRRSGSTYGHTYQLIGSAAANGSEAKCYLITIEETAEGQPMFLHPGIEFIHMMKGKMTYCIGNDRYPLSPGDSITFDSEMPHGPEGLSGGPVTFLTVILE is encoded by the coding sequence ATGGATCTTGAACAAAAGGTCGGGGATGCCGTTCGATTGTTGCGGACATCCCAGACTTTGACACTTGCCGAGTTTTCAAAAAAATCTGGCGTCTCGACCGCGATGATTTCAAAGATCGAACGCGGTCAGGTTTCCGCGTCGCTGTCAACGCTAGAGGCATTGGCCGCAAGTCTTGGCGTGCCAATCGCAAATCTCTTTGCCACAACGGTTGAGCGCAAAGAAGTTTCATATGTCAAGGCCAACCACGGGATCGAAATGCGTCGGAGCGGCAGCACCTATGGTCACACCTACCAGCTTATCGGAAGCGCCGCCGCAAATGGATCAGAAGCCAAATGTTACCTGATCACGATAGAGGAAACTGCGGAAGGGCAGCCAATGTTCCTGCATCCGGGGATCGAATTCATCCATATGATGAAGGGCAAAATGACCTACTGCATTGGGAACGACAGATACCCGTTGTCACCCGGCGATTCCATAACGTTCGACAGCGAAATGCCGCACGGTCCCGAAGGGCTTTCAGGTGGCCCCGTGACGTTTCTGACGGTTATATTGGAGTAG